A single region of the Stigmatella erecta genome encodes:
- a CDS encoding DUF429 domain-containing protein has protein sequence MRFLGWDLSDPFARCPRPVDVAVLEATGPVRFEAWPWPPVDSRGGLGPEALASAFPVGPEDLAVVDGPQALALPGARVREAERLLRAPGRTPDVLPLPGGPFQGFVRGSVLLFAALRGGQGAAPLLDVDTPEPGQARLFEAFPGATWRRMAVEKLGRKGSPGGRAQRQALLEAEGLRFAPGARPTHDQLDAALCAWLGRLTRTAPERLHAVGTPLWVDEAGALREGRILDLREPSLSR, from the coding sequence GTGCGTTTCCTGGGTTGGGATTTGAGCGATCCGTTCGCCCGCTGCCCGAGGCCCGTGGACGTGGCGGTGCTGGAGGCCACGGGCCCGGTGCGCTTCGAGGCGTGGCCCTGGCCCCCGGTGGATTCGCGGGGCGGGCTCGGCCCGGAGGCGCTGGCCTCTGCCTTCCCCGTGGGGCCGGAGGATCTCGCCGTGGTGGATGGCCCACAGGCCCTGGCCCTGCCCGGCGCCCGGGTGCGCGAGGCCGAGCGGCTCCTGCGGGCGCCCGGGAGGACGCCAGACGTGCTTCCCCTGCCCGGCGGCCCCTTCCAGGGCTTCGTGCGGGGCAGCGTGCTGCTCTTCGCGGCGCTGCGCGGGGGACAGGGGGCAGCGCCCCTGCTGGACGTCGACACGCCCGAGCCCGGACAGGCCCGGCTGTTCGAGGCGTTTCCCGGGGCCACCTGGCGCCGGATGGCTGTGGAGAAGTTGGGGAGAAAAGGCTCCCCCGGCGGACGGGCCCAGCGCCAGGCCTTGCTCGAGGCCGAAGGGCTGCGCTTTGCCCCCGGCGCGCGGCCCACGCACGATCAACTCGACGCGGCGCTGTGCGCCTGGCTGGGCCGGCTCACCCGGACGGCCCCGGAGCGCCTCCACGCCGTGGGCACGCCCCTGTGGGTGGATGAGGCGGGGGCCCTCCGGGAGGGCCGCATCCTCGATCTGCGGGAGCCCTCCCTCAGCCGGTGA